The following are encoded in a window of Rubellicoccus peritrichatus genomic DNA:
- a CDS encoding HAD family hydrolase — protein sequence MKRPSHVILTVSIFILVSVNTAWGFRLPEHVINPLASWNNTPAKLAILDYVQRATSPSDPGFVPIEERIAVFDMDGTILCEKPMYFQIVVSQERLREQAAADPSLALKQPWKSAVEHDDAYVFAGNYEEVTVTPFIGATQANYIDYSKQFLRNTIHPRFNRPYAALFYKPMIELMSLLAEKQFAVYVVSGSQTAFVRAVLDGRVNIEPERAIGSKMAMEFRLDHGRPVFVRSDHYWDPLNLDAGKPENIWEQIGRGPVFAAGNTMGDYEMLQFAGHGNRASFAMIVNHDDPIREYDYPNQELLGKAAANGWLVVSMRSDFRLIFE from the coding sequence ATGAAACGTCCATCTCACGTCATTCTTACAGTTAGTATCTTCATTCTGGTCTCAGTTAATACGGCTTGGGGCTTTCGTTTGCCAGAGCATGTTATTAACCCGCTGGCTTCCTGGAACAATACGCCAGCCAAGTTGGCCATTTTGGATTATGTTCAAAGAGCAACGAGTCCATCGGATCCCGGGTTTGTTCCGATCGAAGAGCGTATTGCGGTTTTTGATATGGATGGGACCATCCTCTGCGAGAAGCCAATGTATTTTCAAATTGTCGTTTCCCAGGAAAGGCTCCGCGAGCAGGCGGCAGCGGATCCTTCACTGGCCCTTAAACAGCCATGGAAATCTGCAGTGGAACATGATGATGCATATGTGTTTGCTGGAAATTACGAAGAGGTAACAGTGACTCCATTTATTGGTGCGACACAGGCCAATTATATCGATTATTCAAAGCAATTTCTTCGAAACACAATTCACCCGCGCTTCAATCGACCTTATGCCGCACTATTCTATAAACCAATGATCGAGCTGATGTCTCTTTTGGCCGAAAAGCAGTTTGCGGTTTATGTCGTCTCAGGTTCTCAGACAGCATTTGTTCGTGCCGTCTTGGACGGTCGGGTTAATATCGAGCCTGAGCGTGCGATTGGTTCAAAAATGGCCATGGAGTTTCGTCTTGATCACGGAAGGCCGGTTTTTGTTCGCTCCGATCATTATTGGGATCCTTTAAATCTTGATGCAGGCAAGCCGGAAAATATCTGGGAGCAGATTGGGCGTGGCCCGGTTTTTGCCGCAGGCAACACCATGGGTGATTATGAGATGCTTCAGTTCGCAGGACATGGCAACCGTGCGAGTTTTGCCATGATCGTTAATCATGATGACCCGATTCGGGAGTATGATTATCCTAATCAAGAGCTTTTAGGCAAGGCCGCTGCAAATGGTTGGCTTGTCGTTAGTATGCGAAGTGATTTCAGACTTATTTTTGAATAA
- a CDS encoding type B 50S ribosomal protein L31, with amino-acid sequence MRKDIHPDYQPACFVDVSSGKKFLTYSTVKSKQKETIDGVEYNVLVRDITMDSHPAYTGEKRFVDTAGRVEKFQTKFRRRR; translated from the coding sequence GTGAGAAAAGACATTCATCCAGATTATCAGCCGGCATGCTTCGTAGACGTTTCGTCCGGTAAGAAGTTTCTGACCTATTCCACGGTCAAGTCCAAGCAGAAGGAAACCATCGACGGTGTTGAGTACAACGTTTTGGTTCGCGACATCACTATGGACTCGCATCCAGCCTATACCGGTGAAAAACGTTTCGTTGACACTGCTGGCCGCGTTGAGAAATTCCAGACTAAGTTCCGTCGCCGCCGCTAA
- a CDS encoding aminoacetone oxidase family FAD-binding enzyme: MAEHLIVIGAGPAGIFAALSWIEHAPDTQVTIVEKESEALGCFLKKNRDPWSLTREIYEPAEMADQYVRGGREMLGPLHRWGAADAMSWFEQHGIAFDVDETGRVIPVDGIDVLRNKLLGLVSEAGIKISTNCNVVAADAKSTGGFWITLEGEGTMECDSLVLAGGGLLATKAKGICAAFGHTVVEPVPAIFDLHTRDSRIVHAAGELVEGAHLIDDSGAEASGLIRLEPWGLSGPVVGELTSRAAESMRDRRYTFSLRIDWIGGLKNPTERTIDAITRANPRRPVGDEQHAPIPSRLWLQMVKDAGIDPSTQWQRLTKQEARALHRQLRHDSIKIVKRGSHYQETAVCGGVALSEIDFRSFQSRLVPGLHFVGDILDVDGLPGGANLQTCWTTGWLAGLSNI, translated from the coding sequence ATGGCTGAACATTTGATCGTGATAGGCGCAGGCCCTGCCGGAATTTTTGCCGCTCTTAGCTGGATAGAGCATGCTCCTGATACGCAGGTTACAATTGTTGAGAAGGAGTCAGAAGCGCTGGGCTGTTTTCTAAAGAAAAATCGTGATCCGTGGAGCCTGACGCGTGAAATCTATGAACCAGCTGAGATGGCCGACCAATATGTCCGAGGTGGCCGCGAAATGCTTGGTCCCTTGCATCGTTGGGGAGCTGCTGATGCAATGTCCTGGTTTGAGCAGCATGGTATTGCTTTTGATGTTGATGAGACTGGTCGAGTGATCCCGGTTGATGGCATTGATGTCCTAAGGAATAAGTTGCTTGGGCTTGTTTCGGAGGCCGGCATCAAGATCTCCACGAATTGCAATGTGGTCGCTGCAGATGCGAAATCTACTGGTGGTTTTTGGATAACGCTTGAGGGAGAAGGGACGATGGAATGCGATTCTCTCGTATTAGCAGGTGGCGGGTTGCTGGCGACAAAAGCCAAAGGTATATGCGCTGCATTTGGGCATACTGTTGTTGAGCCTGTCCCAGCTATTTTTGATCTACATACACGAGACAGCAGGATTGTTCATGCTGCTGGTGAACTTGTTGAGGGAGCTCATCTCATTGATGATTCGGGTGCAGAGGCAAGCGGACTCATTCGTCTTGAACCTTGGGGGCTGAGTGGTCCGGTGGTTGGTGAGTTGACATCGCGTGCTGCGGAATCGATGAGAGATCGGCGTTATACTTTTTCCTTACGCATCGACTGGATTGGTGGACTGAAGAATCCTACTGAGCGTACTATTGATGCGATTACTCGTGCCAATCCGCGAAGGCCTGTTGGTGATGAGCAACATGCGCCCATTCCAAGTCGACTATGGCTGCAAATGGTGAAAGATGCCGGGATCGATCCATCAACGCAGTGGCAACGTTTGACCAAGCAGGAGGCCCGTGCCTTGCATCGTCAACTTCGGCATGATTCGATAAAAATAGTCAAACGCGGTAGCCATTATCAGGAAACAGCAGTGTGCGGGGGAGTAGCATTAAGCGAGATCGACTTTAGGTCCTTTCAAAGTCGTTTGGTTCCTGGACTGCATTTCGTAGGCGATATTTTGGATGTTGATGGTCTGCCAGGTGGCGCTAATCTACAAACTTGCTGGACTACGGGATGGCTTGCGGGATTAAGCAATATATGA
- a CDS encoding aspartate:alanine exchanger family transporter, whose amino-acid sequence MEALLENPYVVLFVVIGSGLLLGSVSIKGITLGSSGVLFTALLAGHFHYDIPEAVGTLGLVLFVYCVGIGAGGRFFSAIAREGSNLAKLGLLVVVIGSGLAYGLALLFDIPADVAVGIFAGSMTSTPALAAASESLANAGESALVIGYGIAYPFGVAGVVILIQILPRVLRWDFEKEAEKHKDPKDELQRVLNVLVEVTNPNIVNKRISESGFASFEACQVSRVMREGKLRPLNYDDTFSMGQKLLLVGRSKEIEIAIDYVGQKSDEHFVLDVENERQELLVTDKKVSGTKIGTLDPLKEHGVIISRINRLGLTFVPNADTEIESNDLLTVVGTPDNLKAFASHIGHRSNAIGETDLLSLSLGLAVGIALGMIPFGMKGAQITLGLAGGPLIAGLLLGHFGRVGRLVGHIPRPTRVLLQEFGLVLFLSDAGIRGGGAFVETIQQHGMILFAVGILLTLLPIMIALPLAIKVFGMNKLQALGGICGGMTSTPALGAITAKTDSQIPVVSYATAYPIALILMTVFAKILVGLLGG is encoded by the coding sequence ATGGAAGCACTACTGGAGAATCCATATGTCGTACTGTTCGTCGTTATCGGCAGCGGGTTATTGCTTGGAAGTGTTAGCATCAAAGGCATTACACTGGGCAGTTCGGGTGTGTTGTTTACTGCGCTCCTGGCTGGGCATTTCCACTACGATATTCCTGAGGCAGTAGGCACACTGGGGCTTGTCCTTTTTGTCTATTGTGTCGGCATTGGAGCAGGTGGTCGCTTTTTCAGCGCAATTGCCCGCGAAGGTAGCAACCTGGCAAAACTCGGTTTGTTGGTTGTCGTGATTGGAAGTGGGCTGGCATATGGCTTGGCCTTGCTCTTTGACATACCTGCCGATGTCGCAGTTGGGATTTTTGCCGGTTCAATGACCAGCACCCCCGCCCTTGCAGCCGCAAGTGAAAGCCTGGCCAATGCAGGTGAAAGCGCACTGGTGATCGGCTATGGCATCGCCTACCCTTTCGGCGTTGCTGGAGTGGTTATCCTGATTCAAATACTGCCGCGAGTCCTTCGGTGGGACTTTGAAAAAGAAGCTGAAAAACACAAGGACCCGAAAGACGAGTTGCAACGCGTCCTTAATGTTCTGGTTGAAGTAACCAACCCTAACATCGTCAACAAGCGCATTTCCGAAAGTGGTTTTGCAAGCTTTGAAGCCTGTCAGGTATCGCGTGTCATGCGTGAGGGAAAACTGAGACCTTTGAATTATGACGATACTTTCAGCATGGGCCAAAAGCTACTGCTTGTCGGACGGTCAAAGGAAATCGAAATTGCTATTGATTATGTTGGCCAGAAGAGCGACGAGCACTTTGTCCTTGATGTAGAGAATGAGCGTCAGGAGCTACTTGTTACGGATAAAAAAGTTTCCGGTACTAAAATTGGTACACTCGATCCACTAAAGGAGCATGGTGTTATCATTTCGCGTATCAATCGTCTGGGGCTGACTTTTGTTCCAAATGCTGACACTGAGATTGAATCAAACGACCTGCTCACAGTCGTAGGCACTCCTGACAACCTGAAGGCTTTTGCCAGTCACATAGGCCACCGCTCCAATGCCATTGGAGAAACCGATCTGCTATCACTCTCACTTGGTCTGGCTGTAGGTATCGCTCTTGGCATGATACCGTTTGGGATGAAAGGTGCCCAAATCACACTGGGGCTGGCGGGCGGACCGCTCATCGCAGGCCTGTTGCTAGGACATTTTGGCCGAGTCGGACGGCTTGTCGGACATATCCCACGCCCTACTCGCGTTCTCTTACAAGAATTTGGTCTCGTTCTTTTTTTGTCAGATGCGGGGATTCGCGGAGGCGGGGCTTTCGTCGAGACGATTCAACAGCATGGAATGATTTTGTTCGCGGTTGGGATATTACTAACACTGCTTCCCATCATGATTGCTCTCCCATTGGCAATCAAAGTATTTGGCATGAATAAACTCCAAGCTTTGGGAGGCATATGCGGTGGCATGACTTCGACCCCGGCTCTGGGCGCCATCACGGCGAAAACCGACTCTCAAATCCCAGTGGTCTCCTATGCCACTGCTTATCCAATTGCGCTAATTCTTATGACTGTCTTTGCCAAGATACTTGTCGGACTACTTGGCGGATAA
- the ykgO gene encoding type B 50S ribosomal protein L36, whose amino-acid sequence MKVVSSIRSLKVRHPNCQVVRRRGRIYVINKTNPRFKARQG is encoded by the coding sequence ATGAAAGTAGTTTCGTCTATTCGCTCACTTAAAGTCCGTCACCCGAATTGCCAGGTTGTTCGCCGCCGGGGACGTATTTATGTGATTAATAAAACCAACCCACGCTTCAAAGCCCGTCAGGGTTGA
- a CDS encoding pirin family protein produces the protein MIKVRKSDERGHANYGWLDTHHTFSFGNYHDPDHMNWRYLRVLNDDLISGGSEFPNHPHDNMEIFSYVTEGKLEHKDSLGNIAQVRPGRVQLMSAGSGITHSEYNPSKTERTHLFQVWIMPSIRNTEPTYQELDYDLEELNNSLKLLVAPESNEGAMTIRQKTRIYTGQLDTNKSINLPVDRYGWLQIIKGSITLNGHALSVGDGAGTKDENALKLTAQKDTEFLWFSMD, from the coding sequence ATGATAAAAGTACGCAAATCGGATGAACGAGGCCATGCAAACTATGGGTGGCTCGACACGCATCACACCTTTTCATTTGGGAACTATCATGATCCTGACCACATGAACTGGCGTTATCTGCGTGTTCTCAATGATGATCTGATTTCTGGTGGTTCGGAGTTCCCAAATCATCCTCACGACAACATGGAAATATTTTCTTATGTCACTGAAGGTAAGTTGGAGCACAAGGATAGCCTCGGCAACATTGCCCAGGTCCGCCCTGGACGCGTACAATTAATGAGCGCCGGTAGCGGCATAACTCACTCCGAGTACAACCCATCTAAGACCGAGCGTACACATCTCTTCCAAGTCTGGATCATGCCTTCGATACGCAATACTGAACCGACATACCAGGAACTCGATTACGACCTGGAGGAGCTGAATAACAGCCTCAAACTCCTCGTCGCTCCTGAAAGCAATGAAGGCGCAATGACCATTCGCCAGAAAACGCGTATTTACACAGGCCAACTAGATACAAATAAAAGCATCAACCTGCCAGTTGACCGATACGGATGGTTACAAATAATCAAAGGATCGATAACCCTGAATGGACATGCTCTCTCTGTTGGTGATGGCGCTGGCACGAAGGATGAAAATGCCCTGAAGTTAACAGCCCAAAAAGATACGGAATTCCTCTGGTTCTCAATGGATTAA
- a CDS encoding flavoprotein codes for MSIAGKTIVLGVTGSIAAYKAADITSRLTQLGASVFCVMTKEAAEIIGPIALQTLSRNPVSVDLWKEGQGWQPGHIELADKADLVLVAPATANILACFAHGLAPDLLTSIYLATPAPVMIAPAMNGKMLGHPATQTNIETLRERGHLFIEPQENGMLACGYEGAGKLALVDDIVAQVEAFFAN; via the coding sequence ATGTCGATAGCAGGCAAAACCATTGTCCTCGGTGTCACTGGCTCAATCGCAGCCTATAAGGCAGCGGATATTACGTCACGCCTTACTCAGTTGGGTGCGAGTGTATTCTGTGTGATGACAAAGGAAGCTGCCGAAATCATCGGTCCCATTGCGTTGCAAACGCTTTCCCGTAATCCAGTGAGCGTTGATCTCTGGAAAGAAGGCCAAGGCTGGCAGCCTGGCCATATCGAGTTGGCAGATAAAGCTGACCTGGTTCTGGTAGCGCCTGCGACAGCAAATATCTTGGCCTGCTTTGCACATGGACTGGCACCAGACCTGTTAACTAGTATTTATTTAGCGACTCCGGCTCCTGTCATGATTGCGCCTGCCATGAATGGCAAGATGCTGGGACATCCGGCGACTCAAACCAATATTGAGACGCTTCGCGAACGTGGCCATCTGTTTATCGAACCTCAGGAAAACGGCATGCTTGCCTGTGGTTATGAGGGGGCTGGGAAGCTGGCACTCGTTGATGATATTGTGGCCCAGGTTGAGGCTTTCTTTGCGAATTGA
- a CDS encoding DNA-3-methyladenine glycosylase I, which yields MANRCSWVPDGDELYAAYHDDEWGVPIHDDRLLFEFICLEGAQAGLSWNTILKKRENYRRIFDHFDAAKLARWTDTKLEKTLKDPGIVRNRLKVFGVRKNAQAFLKVVDEFGSFDTYIWSFVDGEVIQNQWKNLKEVPATTAESDRMSKDMKKRGFTFVGSTICYAFMQAAGLVNDHTVDCPRWRALGGA from the coding sequence ATGGCAAATCGTTGTTCCTGGGTTCCTGATGGAGATGAACTCTACGCTGCGTATCATGATGATGAATGGGGAGTTCCGATTCACGATGATCGTTTATTGTTTGAGTTCATATGTCTCGAAGGGGCCCAGGCTGGCCTAAGCTGGAATACGATTCTGAAAAAGCGGGAAAACTATCGACGGATTTTCGATCACTTTGATGCAGCTAAATTGGCTCGCTGGACCGATACAAAATTGGAAAAGACACTTAAAGATCCGGGAATTGTCAGGAATCGTTTGAAAGTCTTTGGTGTCCGCAAAAATGCCCAGGCCTTCCTCAAGGTTGTAGATGAATTTGGGAGTTTTGATACGTACATTTGGAGTTTTGTTGACGGTGAAGTCATTCAGAACCAATGGAAGAATTTAAAGGAAGTTCCGGCTACAACAGCTGAATCCGATCGTATGAGCAAGGACATGAAGAAACGTGGATTTACGTTTGTTGGCTCAACTATATGCTATGCTTTTATGCAGGCTGCTGGCTTGGTGAATGACCACACAGTTGATTGCCCTCGATGGCGTGCTCTGGGTGGAGCTTGA
- a CDS encoding transglutaminase-like domain-containing protein, which produces MPCKIQTLFPIIFLFAAPLLAVKPPEVISYDPEDPPQGLFADEWMEVRLGGQKSGYSHMILRREGDVIHSEVDTYMSIARGAIGITVESLETTKETVDGKPLAFSSKMVVSNQPVITSGEIADGKVSITTEGPGYTNTQTYPFPKGALMTWGLSRKGFIEGFKPGTEYDVLFYSPSLNAQKAVPGTVKIIGEEPFDYLGTKMKGIRGETILRTGAADIVTTSWSDAEGRVLMTQMDMMGMPMTMIVVDEVTALKDFVPPEMFISSLISVDHRIPDDADSVVYRLKLQDGDIEKSLPPESDFQKVTYDAAENAALVTVTRPNMKAVPDKISSLSPSQKPALKPNLIINSEDSQILKLAAKARKKADQKPLQLAQDLRDFVYDFIDEKSLSVGFASASEVANNPVGDCSEHAVLLAALGRAEGIPSRVAAGLLYLPSYEGQKNIMGYHMWTQFYIGGEWLDFDAIDDAETAGPTRVALHYSYLEDESLASLGLELVDIIGQLKVEIVSIDGKSL; this is translated from the coding sequence ATGCCTTGCAAAATCCAAACACTCTTCCCCATTATATTTTTGTTTGCTGCTCCATTATTGGCAGTCAAACCGCCTGAAGTCATCTCTTATGACCCTGAAGACCCTCCTCAGGGACTTTTTGCCGACGAATGGATGGAAGTTCGCCTGGGAGGTCAGAAAAGCGGTTATTCTCACATGATTTTAAGAAGGGAGGGGGATGTCATCCACTCGGAGGTCGATACCTACATGAGCATTGCACGTGGTGCGATTGGAATTACCGTAGAATCACTCGAGACAACGAAGGAAACCGTTGATGGCAAGCCACTTGCCTTTAGTAGTAAAATGGTTGTTTCGAACCAGCCTGTCATAACTTCGGGGGAAATTGCAGACGGCAAAGTCAGCATTACAACCGAAGGTCCGGGCTATACGAACACCCAGACCTATCCTTTTCCCAAGGGGGCACTTATGACCTGGGGGCTATCTCGAAAGGGCTTTATCGAGGGATTCAAACCGGGGACCGAGTATGATGTCCTGTTTTACTCGCCAAGCCTCAATGCGCAGAAAGCGGTTCCTGGAACCGTCAAAATCATTGGGGAGGAACCTTTTGATTACCTTGGCACCAAAATGAAAGGGATCCGTGGTGAGACTATCTTAAGGACTGGAGCTGCCGATATTGTCACTACGAGCTGGTCTGACGCAGAGGGAAGAGTGTTGATGACTCAGATGGACATGATGGGCATGCCCATGACAATGATAGTGGTCGATGAAGTGACTGCTCTTAAGGATTTTGTCCCGCCAGAGATGTTTATCTCTAGTCTGATTTCAGTGGATCATCGGATTCCGGATGATGCGGATTCCGTGGTTTATCGCCTGAAGCTTCAGGATGGTGATATCGAAAAGTCACTGCCGCCAGAGTCAGATTTTCAGAAGGTGACTTATGATGCTGCTGAAAATGCAGCTCTTGTCACTGTCACACGTCCTAATATGAAGGCTGTACCGGATAAAATCTCATCTTTAAGTCCAAGCCAAAAGCCTGCGCTGAAACCTAATTTGATTATTAATAGTGAAGACAGCCAAATCCTGAAGCTGGCAGCTAAAGCTCGGAAAAAAGCAGATCAAAAGCCGCTCCAGCTTGCTCAGGATTTACGAGATTTTGTCTATGATTTTATTGATGAAAAGAGCCTTTCGGTTGGTTTCGCTTCTGCCAGTGAAGTGGCAAACAATCCAGTCGGTGATTGTAGCGAGCACGCCGTATTGTTGGCCGCTCTTGGTCGTGCGGAAGGGATTCCCAGCCGAGTTGCCGCCGGGTTGCTCTATTTACCCAGCTATGAAGGGCAAAAGAACATCATGGGTTACCACATGTGGACACAATTTTACATTGGTGGTGAATGGCTGGATTTTGATGCCATTGATGATGCTGAAACCGCTGGTCCCACCCGTGTGGCACTCCATTATTCGTATCTTGAGGATGAATCTCTGGCTTCGCTGGGGCTCGAATTAGTCGATATTATTGGCCAGCTGAAGGTCGAAATCGTGTCGATTGACGGAAAATCATTATAA
- a CDS encoding glycosyltransferase, which translates to MRVLLTSHGSTGDIFPLIGYGKALKEAGHEVRYATAPLYRNDIEKAGLEFVHMPPDWEREIFAEFMRELSRAKIPLLQLRHIYRGALPFLGELIERIGPQLDWCDVLVGSYFFPQWGQLAALHGKPYATFAFCHNLIPTPSYPPEMIPRLLGWPKSIQQRWNMTCWRIGSWLVDATLNSVCGELFKQNGLPPSKGFLIKPAELSMVAVSPSLMDIFPHDDSFKFVGYLRWQADENELVECELEAFCEGKEVPVLTFGSVTFDDTHTVMSRFLSAWPRGKKVIIQTGWAGLSVEIKRPEIKFVPSMSHDQLFRHASVVIHHGGAGTTASALHAGKPQIIIPHIADQEWWAVEIIRLKAGKRVGKKHWPEKLPHRLRKIEKKAAYRRRAEELAQKLKEEDGKALSVRTLEKFVADHSNEQNVVEAD; encoded by the coding sequence ATGCGAGTTCTCCTCACATCACACGGTTCGACAGGCGATATTTTTCCACTGATTGGCTACGGAAAAGCACTCAAGGAAGCAGGCCATGAAGTGCGCTATGCGACGGCACCACTTTATCGTAATGATATTGAAAAAGCCGGCCTTGAATTCGTCCACATGCCACCCGACTGGGAACGTGAGATCTTTGCCGAGTTTATGCGAGAGCTTAGTCGCGCAAAGATTCCATTGTTGCAGTTGAGGCATATTTACCGTGGAGCATTACCATTCCTTGGTGAACTTATTGAACGGATCGGCCCACAGTTGGATTGGTGTGATGTCCTTGTTGGTTCATACTTCTTTCCACAATGGGGGCAGCTTGCGGCACTTCACGGGAAGCCATACGCCACTTTTGCGTTTTGCCATAATCTTATTCCGACCCCGAGTTATCCTCCGGAAATGATTCCACGCCTTCTCGGGTGGCCCAAGTCTATTCAGCAGCGTTGGAACATGACTTGCTGGCGTATAGGGAGTTGGTTGGTTGATGCGACTTTGAATTCTGTTTGCGGTGAGTTGTTCAAGCAGAATGGCCTTCCACCTTCCAAAGGCTTCCTGATCAAACCAGCAGAACTTTCTATGGTCGCGGTTTCACCCTCATTGATGGATATATTTCCGCATGATGACAGCTTCAAGTTTGTCGGCTATCTGCGCTGGCAGGCAGATGAGAATGAGTTGGTTGAATGTGAACTCGAAGCGTTTTGTGAGGGTAAGGAAGTTCCCGTACTGACCTTCGGTAGCGTCACATTTGATGATACACATACTGTCATGAGCCGATTTCTGAGTGCCTGGCCTCGAGGCAAGAAAGTCATCATTCAAACAGGATGGGCTGGTTTGTCTGTTGAGATAAAGCGCCCTGAAATCAAATTTGTCCCGAGCATGTCTCATGATCAACTCTTTCGCCATGCATCCGTTGTCATACACCATGGTGGGGCTGGAACAACAGCATCTGCTTTACATGCCGGTAAACCACAGATCATTATCCCTCATATTGCTGACCAGGAATGGTGGGCTGTAGAGATAATTCGTCTGAAAGCAGGAAAGCGAGTCGGTAAGAAGCATTGGCCTGAGAAACTTCCACACAGGCTCCGTAAGATTGAGAAGAAAGCTGCTTATCGTCGACGAGCCGAAGAATTGGCTCAAAAGCTTAAAGAAGAAGACGGTAAAGCGTTGAGTGTTAGAACACTCGAAAAATTCGTTGCTGACCATAGCAACGAGCAAAACGTTGTCGAAGCTGATTAA
- the kdsA gene encoding 3-deoxy-8-phosphooctulonate synthase — protein MYFDSDKLLLIAGPCSLENAEICRAAAEVLAGLREKHAELNIVFKGSFDKANRTSLESKRGPGIEQGLELLAMIKQDFAFPVVTDIHLPEQCEQVGAVCDVLQIPAFLCRQTDLLVAAAKTGCVVNVKKGQFLSPHEMQFVVNKLEGAGAAEIWQTERGTAFGYQNLVVDMRSFSMMKALGHPAVFDATHSVQLPGAAGGKSGGQREYVPALARAALAAGADGLFMETHPDPANALSDGPSQIPLSEFPALIESCLHIWQATR, from the coding sequence ATGTATTTTGACTCTGATAAACTTTTACTTATTGCAGGGCCCTGCTCCTTAGAAAATGCCGAGATATGCCGGGCAGCGGCTGAAGTCCTGGCTGGGTTACGAGAAAAGCATGCCGAACTGAATATTGTATTCAAAGGATCTTTTGATAAGGCCAATCGCACCAGTCTTGAAAGTAAGCGTGGTCCTGGTATTGAGCAAGGCTTGGAACTGCTGGCTATGATCAAGCAGGATTTTGCCTTTCCAGTCGTCACCGACATCCATCTGCCGGAACAATGTGAGCAAGTGGGGGCCGTTTGTGATGTCTTGCAGATACCGGCCTTCCTCTGTCGTCAAACGGATTTACTTGTGGCGGCCGCCAAAACCGGCTGCGTGGTTAACGTAAAAAAGGGGCAGTTTTTATCGCCACATGAGATGCAGTTTGTCGTCAACAAACTGGAAGGTGCCGGAGCTGCCGAAATATGGCAGACTGAACGAGGGACAGCTTTTGGTTATCAGAATCTGGTCGTTGATATGCGTTCTTTCTCGATGATGAAAGCCTTGGGTCATCCAGCTGTTTTTGATGCAACTCACAGTGTGCAGCTCCCGGGGGCGGCTGGAGGCAAAAGTGGAGGGCAACGCGAGTATGTGCCAGCACTGGCACGCGCAGCATTGGCTGCAGGAGCAGATGGTCTTTTCATGGAAACACATCCCGACCCGGCCAACGCACTTTCTGACGGCCCAAGTCAAATTCCTCTATCAGAGTTTCCAGCGTTAATTGAATCTTGTCTTCACATCTGGCAAGCGACTCGCTAG